A single window of Montipora capricornis isolate CH-2021 chromosome 14, ASM3666992v2, whole genome shotgun sequence DNA harbors:
- the LOC138032989 gene encoding probable NADH dehydrogenase, whose protein sequence is MQSIFKARNLFKLTSRRCVAIRGFQLAARARNSSETERKRNDSEQSRQRLVILGTGWGSYSVLKHINKKLFDVIVISPRNHFLFTPLLCSTTVGTLEFRSIIEPIRNTGFRDEHHFQLAEAIKLLPDEHTVVCRSVLNNEEYILKYDKLVIGVGAVSNTFGVPGVCENAFFLKEVADARMIRNQILKNFELAMQPDVTEEEQKRLLHFIIVGGGPTGVEFGAELYDFVKQDVTRLYVHERSKVSVTLIEARQILPSFDAKLRNFAERKMKQREQFELVQSSVTEVHSDHVKLQDGTILPCGLVVWSTGLAPRSFTGSVDLAKNNNSQLLVDEFLRVKGINDGSIFAIGDCSYIEAHPYPCTAQVAEREGSYVAKLLGLLAQGKTSNLKPFSWKNIGMLAYLGDYQGLADFPTSKLQGFKSWILWRSVYFTKLGSWRLRFQVPFDWMRTFIWGRDISQF, encoded by the exons ATGCAGTCTATTTTCAAGGCTAGAAATCTTTTCAAGCTGACCAGCCGTCGTTGCGTTGCCATCAGAGGATTTCAACTAGCTGCAAGAGCTCGTAATAGTTCAGAAACAGAACGGAAACGTAACGACAGCGAGCAAAGTCGACAGCGATTAGTGATTTTAGGAACTGGCTGGGGAAGTTACAGCGTGCTCAAACACATTAACAAGAAATTGTTTGACGTTATCGTGATCAGTCCTCgaaatcactttctttttaCACCTCTGTTGTGCAGTACAACCGTAGGGACTTTGGAGTTTCGCAGTATTATAGAGCCTATTCGAAACACTGGTTTTCGAGATGAGCATCACTTTCAACTTGCAGAGGCGATCAAGCTGTTGCCAGATGAACACACTGTTGTCTGTAGAAGTGTCTTGAACAATGAGGAGTATATATTAAAATACGATAAATTAGTGATTGGTGTTGGTGCTGTTAGCAATACATTCGGTGTTCCTGGCGTCTGTGAAAACGCTTTCTTTCTCAAAGAAGTCGCCGATGCCAGAATGATCAGAAAtcaaattctcaaaaactttgagCTGGCAATGCAGCCCGATGTCACTGAGGAGGAACAAAAACGCCTGCTTCATTTTATTATAGTTGGTGGTGGACCAACTGGTGTTGAATTTGGTGCGGAATTGTACGATTTTGTAAAACAAGATGTCACGAGGCTTTATGTTCATGAAAGAAGTAAGGTCAGTGTGACATTAATCGAAGCCAGGCAGATTCTCCCATCATTTGATGCAAAGCTTAGAAATTTTGCAGAGAGAAAGATGAAGCAAAGAGAGCAGTTTGAGCTTGTCCAGAGCAGTGTAACAGAAGTCCACAGTGACCATGTTAAGTTACAAGATGGTACCATTTTGCCATGTGGTTTGGTTGTCTGGTCGACAGGCCTTGCACCAAGGTCATTTACGG gatcAGTTGACCTCGCGAAAAATAACAATAGTCAGCTTCTGGTCGATGAATTTCTCAGAGTCAAAGGCATCAATGATGGTTCCATTTTTGCAATTGGGGACTGCTCTTATATCGAAGCCCATCCTTACCCGTGCACTGCACAAGTCGCTGAGAGAGAAGGCAGCTATGTTGCCAAGTTGCTAGGGCTATTAGCACAGGGCAAAACCTCCAATTTGAAGCCTTTTTCATGGAAGAACATTGGCATGCTGGCTTACCTTGGTGATTACCAGGGCCTGGCTGATTTTCCCACAAGCAAGCTGCAAGGGTTCAAGTCTTGGATCCTGTGGCGGTCTGTGTACTTTACCAAGCTAGGAAGCTGGAGATTGCGATTCCAAGTACCATTTGACTGGATGCGAACATTTATTTGGGGAAGGGACATTtcacaattttaa